The following coding sequences are from one Natrarchaeobius halalkaliphilus window:
- a CDS encoding DUF7437 domain-containing protein, whose translation MSRTSNQADGDVVRDFLSVADLLEEPRLARLYTNLAREDGAAVQDVMDDIDLAQGTAYSYVNRLVDAGVVEVTHDEQPRRYAAREIDLTVTTTAGDREYTITPALIDAVGRRKMDADIDTYIDRHGVSGLATALTYAVARERGEVTHRLMADDLTISPLAAEIILQALRPVVHEYYEIEESGASLDALHADDRDAADDA comes from the coding sequence ATGTCACGCACCTCGAATCAGGCTGATGGCGACGTCGTCCGCGATTTCCTCTCGGTCGCGGACCTGCTGGAAGAACCCCGGCTAGCCCGGCTCTACACGAACCTCGCTCGTGAGGACGGCGCGGCCGTCCAGGATGTGATGGACGATATCGACCTCGCACAGGGAACGGCCTACAGCTACGTCAACCGGCTCGTCGACGCCGGCGTCGTCGAGGTCACCCACGACGAGCAACCCCGGCGGTACGCCGCCCGCGAGATCGACCTGACCGTGACGACGACCGCTGGAGACCGCGAGTACACGATCACGCCGGCGCTGATCGACGCGGTCGGCCGCCGCAAGATGGACGCCGACATCGACACCTACATCGATCGCCACGGCGTCTCCGGCCTCGCGACGGCGCTCACCTACGCGGTCGCCCGCGAACGCGGCGAGGTGACCCATCGTCTGATGGCTGATGATCTCACCATTTCGCCGCTGGCCGCAGAGATTATTCTCCAGGCGCTTCGTCCCGTCGTCCACGAGTACTACGAGATTGAGGAGTCGGGAGCGTCGCTCGACGCGCTCCACGCTGACGATCGTGACGCTGCCGACGACGCGTGA
- a CDS encoding thioredoxin family protein, translated as MADSTTDERDRIREQKKRELRERLENGIDTADTDGMTSAETPAEPIEIDGQSHLEAVVDSHSVVLVDCYADWCGPCQMLEPTIDAVAAETDAAVAKVDVDAHQRLAQQLGARGVPTLILYADGEAVDRRVGAQDRATLESLIDRHS; from the coding sequence ATGGCCGATTCGACGACCGACGAACGAGATCGGATCCGCGAGCAAAAGAAACGGGAACTCCGCGAACGCCTCGAGAACGGCATCGACACGGCGGACACGGATGGGATGACGAGCGCCGAGACTCCGGCGGAGCCGATCGAAATCGACGGCCAGAGCCACCTCGAGGCGGTGGTCGACTCACATTCAGTGGTCCTGGTCGACTGCTACGCCGACTGGTGTGGTCCGTGCCAGATGCTCGAGCCGACGATCGACGCAGTGGCGGCAGAAACCGACGCCGCCGTGGCGAAAGTCGACGTCGACGCACACCAGCGCCTGGCCCAGCAATTGGGTGCCCGCGGCGTTCCGACGCTGATCTTGTACGCCGACGGCGAGGCGGTCGACAGACGGGTGGGCGCACAGGACAGGGCAACGCTCGAGTCGCTCATCGACCGCCACAGTTGA